GACACGGACGGCCCCTTTGCCGTGGCGCTCTCCATAGAGGACAGCGGAGGCGGCGAGATCATCTGGTTTGCCTCCTCCGTGTTTCTGGAGGACCTGTACAACGCCTATTCCTCCGGGGCCAATGTGAATCTGGCCATGAATGCCCTTTCCTCTCTGGTGGGCGAAAGTGAGGCGATGGCCATCCGCAGCAAGTCCCTGGACTACAACTACCTCACCATCAGCGAGTCTACCTCCTCGCTGCTGAAAACCGTGATGATCGGCGTCTGCCCCCTGGCCTATCTGGGAATGGGGGTTGCTGTGATCCTGGTAAGAAGGAGGAATCAAAATGTACCGTGTTAAACGGCTCTACATCCTGGCAGGAGTCCTGGCGCTGACCTGTGCCGCAGCCGTGTGGGCTCTCCACCAGGAGGAGCGCCAGGAACAGATTGCATCCAGCGGGGAGACCGTCTTGGAAATTGATCCGGACACGGTCCGCTCCCTCTCCTGGGAATACGACGGAGAAACCCTGTCTTTCCATCGGGATGGACCTTGGATTTACGACAGCGACGAGGCATTCCCAGTCAGTGGGGACAGCATGCAGGAACTGCTGGAGACATTCCGCTCGTTCCGTGCAGCCTTTGTCATCACGCAGCCGGAGGATTTGAGCCAATACGGGCTGGACAACCCGGTATGCACCATTGAGATGACCACGGAGGACCAGACCTATGTGATCCAGCTGGGGGATTACAGCACCATGGACCAACAGCGGTATGTCTCCACCGGGGACGGAAAGGTTTATCTGGCGGTTGCAGACCCACTGGACACTTTTGCCGCAGAGCTCAGCGATTTCATTGAGCATGATGAGACTCCCAACTGGAACCAGGTGACCCGGTTGACCGTTTCTGGCAGCGTGGAGGAGAGCCTCTTCTATCAAAAAGACAACTCCTCCTCATATAGCGCCATAGATGTCTATTTCACCCAGCGGGGAGGAGAGATTCTTCCCCTGGACACAGACCGTGTGGAAAGCTATCTGGACGCGCTTAAGTATCTGGGGCTCACCGATTATGTGACCTACCACGCCACCGATCAGGAACTCTCGGCCTATGGCCTGGACAATCCGGAATTAACCATCACGGCGGAGTATACCTGCGAAAATGAAACGGGTGAGGCCGCATCGGGTACCTTTGTCCTCCACATCAGCCGGGACCCGCAGGAACGGGAGGCAGCCAAGACCGCGGAGAAACCGGAGGATGATTTGTCGGAGATCACTGCCTATGCCAGGGTAGGGGATTCTCAGATTGTATATCAGATCAGCGGAGAGGAATACGAGACCCTAATGGCTGCCTCCTATAATGATCTCCGGCACACCCAGGTATTCTGGGCGGACTTTGATGGGGTCTCTCAGCTGGATATCGCTCTGGATGGCTTGGACTACACCATCACCTCAAAGGGCGACGGTGAGGACCGGCTTTGGTTCTATGGAGATGAAGAGCTAGATATCACAAATCTACAGCGTGCGCTGGAAGGGGTGACAGCGGTGGAATTCACCGACGAAGCCGCCAAATCGCGGCAGGAGATCGAACTTACAGTCCATTTGGACAGCAAAGCCTTCCCGCAAGTTCAGATGCAATTCTACCGGTATGACGGCGCCAGCTGTCTGGCCGTGGTGGATGGAGAGCCGGTGTCCCTAGTGGCTCGCTCTGCAGTGGTGGATCTGATGGAGGCTGTCCGCGCGATTGTTCTGAATGAAACAGAGGTCACTTAAGAGGAATGCATCCGGAATTGCGTTTCCAAAGCGAGGTCTTATGTGGAGAATGCTGATCGCGGGAATGTAGATATGCCAGTGTGCGGGCGCTCTGGGCAACAGATCGTCTGCGCGGCGGAAAAAATGCGATTGTTAGAGTGGCCGCTGGTCCTATCATGGATGGAAAGTGGAATAGAGATGTCCCCAAGAACGACATGGTAAAACAGAACTGAGGTTCACTTTGCTTGTGGGTTTCACCCATTCCAAACATGGCTTGTGGATGGAGAAAACGACCGCGGAGCGGCAACTTCATCCCGGTGAGCAGCGCTATCCCCAATATACAAATCTGCGGCCTTATGCAGTAGATTGGACGATGAAAAGCGCCCTATGTTGATTGCAACATAGGGCGCTTGATTATTGGGAGACGGCAAAGGGGCAGAGAGCAAACAAGCGGGAAAGCTGGTCAAAGAGAGGACGACCACGCCTAAATCTATATTCTATTTCCAACAAGAGAAATCGACAAGATTCGACAGCTTTCACAAAGCGAACGCGAGAGACGTCGACATTTGGTACGTTTTTGGAATATTCTTCCTTTTAAAAGGAGGAAAGAAACGATGAAAAGAAAAATCAACCATTGCTTTGCCAGCGCCCTATATCAAGGACGGATCAAGTCTGACATGAAGCAGCAGGCAGTTGCCGATTTTCTCGGCCGTACCAAACGTTGGTATCAGAAAATTGAGAGTGGAGAATCAGAGCCAGATCTCAATGATACACTCCGTTTGATGGCAAAGTTCCAGATCAATGCGGCGGAAATTGTGAAGGAGGCGGATGGCGATGTTCCAGTATCTTCCGATACAAAGTGAAGTGACCTCTCCGGAACTGGGGACGTATCGGGCGTTTGGACTGCGGGTTTTCCAGGTCCAAAACGGAGTGGATGAGGAAGTGATGATTTTGCCGGATATCTCTACCAGCTTTCTCTTTACGCTGCGGCTGGCTGCACTCTTTACCAGAAAACAGCTAGACCCCGCCCACCTGCTGGATGTCATTGCTGATTTCCTGTAGAAACTGCGGCATCAAGATAGCCAGTTATCAAGAGCGCACCGTGGCTGTGGCGGAGCGTTCAGGGACTGTGCATCAAGAAAGCGGACAGCTTGCTGCCCGCTTTCTTGCAGTTTGATTCGCCGTTATTTCCGCGCAATGGCCTTTTTGACAGCCGACACAATATTGGCGGCGCGGAGGCCGTATTCGTCCATGAGAAAGCTCTGAGGGCCTACCTGACCAAAGGTGTCCTGCACACCCACAAATTCCTGCACCGTAGGATGGTTCCGGGCGAGACAGCCCGCGACAGCGCTGCCAAGGCCGCAGGTTACATTGTGGTTTTCCGCGGTGACAATGGCGCCGGTCTCGGCGGCGGCCTTCACCACCAGGGCCTCGTCCAGGGGCTTCCAGGTGAACATATCAATGACCCGCACCGCGATTCCCTCGGACGCCAGGAGCTCCTGGGCCTTGAGAGCCTCGTCCACCAGGATTCCGGAGGCGATGACCGTGGCAGCGTCCTCGCCGCTCTGACGCAGCGTCACACCTTTGCCAATCTCAAATTGAGTGCCGTCCCCATAAACCTGAATCACGTCCTTGCGGGGAAACCGGGTATAGGTGACGCCCTTCCGGATACCCGGCAGCTGGCTGACAATGCTTTTGAGCTGAACATAGTCCGCTGCATCCAGCACGGTGGCCTCCGGAATGGAGCAGTACATGGCGCCGTCTTCCAAAGGCATATGGGTGCCGCCGTTATAGGCAGCGGTCACACCGGGGTCGGACCCTAAAACGTGTACGGTCAGTCCAGCGTAGGCGGCAGACATATAGATCTGATCGTAGCAGCGGCGGGAGGAAAAAGTGCCGAAGGAATGGAAAAACACGGTCTTTCCGGCGGCGGCAAGGCCCGCGGACACACCGGCGCCGTTGGCCTCGGCGATTCCGGCTTCGAAGGCACGGTCAGGATAGTTGGCCCGCAGCTGCTTGGTGTTGATGCAGCCCATCAGGTCGCAGTCCACATAGCAGATGGACTTGTCCTGTGCCATCATGTCATTGAGGGTCAAAGCGAGGGCATCCCGGCAGGCGCGGGAATCCTTTTCGTGTTTGCCAATGATTTTGATCTCCATGGTTATGCCCCCTTAAGCGTTTTTGATATCAGCCAGAGCCTGCTCCGCAGCAGCCAGAGCTTCGGCCCAAACATCTTCCTTGGGCTGAGAGGAGTGCTCGCACTTGGGCTCGGCAAAGATGGCGCCCTTGCCCTTGACGGTGTTTAGCACGATGCAGCTG
This genomic window from Pusillibacter faecalis contains:
- a CDS encoding DUF6514 family protein, yielding MFQYLPIQSEVTSPELGTYRAFGLRVFQVQNGVDEEVMILPDISTSFLFTLRLAALFTRKQLDPAHLLDVIADFL
- a CDS encoding DUF4340 domain-containing protein — its product is MYRVKRLYILAGVLALTCAAAVWALHQEERQEQIASSGETVLEIDPDTVRSLSWEYDGETLSFHRDGPWIYDSDEAFPVSGDSMQELLETFRSFRAAFVITQPEDLSQYGLDNPVCTIEMTTEDQTYVIQLGDYSTMDQQRYVSTGDGKVYLAVADPLDTFAAELSDFIEHDETPNWNQVTRLTVSGSVEESLFYQKDNSSSYSAIDVYFTQRGGEILPLDTDRVESYLDALKYLGLTDYVTYHATDQELSAYGLDNPELTITAEYTCENETGEAASGTFVLHISRDPQEREAAKTAEKPEDDLSEITAYARVGDSQIVYQISGEEYETLMAASYNDLRHTQVFWADFDGVSQLDIALDGLDYTITSKGDGEDRLWFYGDEELDITNLQRALEGVTAVEFTDEAAKSRQEIELTVHLDSKAFPQVQMQFYRYDGASCLAVVDGEPVSLVARSAVVDLMEAVRAIVLNETEVT
- a CDS encoding helix-turn-helix domain-containing protein codes for the protein MKRKINHCFASALYQGRIKSDMKQQAVADFLGRTKRWYQKIESGESEPDLNDTLRLMAKFQINAAEIVKEADGDVPVSSDTK
- a CDS encoding transketolase family protein yields the protein MEIKIIGKHEKDSRACRDALALTLNDMMAQDKSICYVDCDLMGCINTKQLRANYPDRAFEAGIAEANGAGVSAGLAAAGKTVFFHSFGTFSSRRCYDQIYMSAAYAGLTVHVLGSDPGVTAAYNGGTHMPLEDGAMYCSIPEATVLDAADYVQLKSIVSQLPGIRKGVTYTRFPRKDVIQVYGDGTQFEIGKGVTLRQSGEDAATVIASGILVDEALKAQELLASEGIAVRVIDMFTWKPLDEALVVKAAAETGAIVTAENHNVTCGLGSAVAGCLARNHPTVQEFVGVQDTFGQVGPQSFLMDEYGLRAANIVSAVKKAIARK